ATATGCGGTCAAATGGCGGACTCCCGGGATAAAATAGCCGAAAAACAACACCCAATTGCCGTACTTCCGGAACAGAAACTGGGTGATCCGGAGTCTTCTCCGCGTGATGAAGAGCTTGCTTCCGTATCGCTTCAGGAGGGGGTAGCCGAAACGCGTTCCCAATACGTAGCTCAGGGTGATCCCGCCGATCGAGCCGGTAAGGGCGCTGATATAAGTCAGATACAGATTCAATTGCCCTTCCGACGAAAGATAGCCGATAAAAGTCATAAAGATCTCGTCGGGAAGGGGAATGCCGGCAATCCCCAGGATTAGGAAGAGGATGATCCCGATATATCCGTACTGTGACAAAAACTCGGCCAATGTTTGTTCCATTCATTTAACCCCGTTTTTTGATTCGATTCGATGACCATTCCGCCGCTTGTGAAAAGCGGTTCCAGTCTCATAAAGGGGACGGGAACCGCTTTCGTTTCTCAACCGTCAACGTCACCGAGCACAATATCCACCGCACCGAGGATGGCGATCAAATTGGCGATGTTTTCCCCCTCCAACAGCTGGGGCAAAATCTGCAGGTTGTGGAAGGACGGCCGGCGCCAATGAATCCGCCAGGGAGAAGCTTTCCCTTTGCTGATCAGGTGAACGCCCAGTTCTCCCCGGGGGTTTTCCACCGCCGTATACACTTCTCCCTCCGGCGGACGGATCAGCCTCGGCACCTTGGCCATGATCGGCCCTTCGGGAATTTGTTCCACCGCCTGTTCAATGATCCGCAGAGATTGGCGGATTTCCTCCATCCGAATCTGGAAGCGATCGTAACAATCCCCCTCGGTGGAAATGGGGACGTCAAAATCAAACCGGTCATAGATCGAATAGGGCTGATCCTTTCTCAGATCCCGTTGAATCCCCGTGCATCGGAGACATGGACCGGACAGCCCGTACCGGACGGCGGTTTTCGCATCGTATTTGCCAACCCCCTTGGTCCGGTTGACAAAGATTTCGTTGCCCGCCACCAGATCAAGATATTCTTCATGGCGCTCCCGCAGGTAGGAAACCAGGTTGCGCACCTTGTCGAGCCAGCCCTCGGGAGCATCCCATTTGACGCCTCCCACCCTCATGTAATTGTATGTGAGGCGGGCGCCGGATATTTCGTTGAACAGATCAATGATCTTCTCCCGATCCTGGAAGGCATACAAGAAGGGACTCATCGCCCCGATATCCAGAAGATAAGTGCCGAACCAGACCAGATGGCTGGCGATCCGGTTCAGTTCCATTACGATGACCCTCAAATATTCGGCGCGTTCGGGAATCTCCAGCTCCATCAGGGTTTCAACGGCGTGGACCACGGCGTAATTGTTGATCATCGCCGACAGGTAGTCCATCCGGTCCGTATAGGGGATGATCTGCGTATAGTTCAGGTTTTCCGCCAGTTTTTCCGTTCCCCGGTGCAGGTATCCGATCACCGGAGTGGCCTCGCGGATGATCTCCCCGTCAATCTTGAGCAAGATCCGGAACACACCGTGAGTGCTGGGGTGTTGGGGTCCCACATTGAGGA
The Planifilum fimeticola DNA segment above includes these coding regions:
- a CDS encoding DedA family protein, with the protein product MEQTLAEFLSQYGYIGIILFLILGIAGIPLPDEIFMTFIGYLSSEGQLNLYLTYISALTGSIGGITLSYVLGTRFGYPLLKRYGSKLFITRRRLRITQFLFRKYGNWVLFFGYFIPGVRHLTAYLAGISKLSYTRFGMYAYCGAVVWCATFIGLGYALGSSWELVFHFLHRLGPVVFLVLILAAGFAAWYWWAMNQNRAGSGPK
- a CDS encoding NADH-quinone oxidoreductase subunit D, whose amino-acid sequence is MRTEEMLLNVGPQHPSTHGVFRILLKIDGEIIREATPVIGYLHRGTEKLAENLNYTQIIPYTDRMDYLSAMINNYAVVHAVETLMELEIPERAEYLRVIVMELNRIASHLVWFGTYLLDIGAMSPFLYAFQDREKIIDLFNEISGARLTYNYMRVGGVKWDAPEGWLDKVRNLVSYLRERHEEYLDLVAGNEIFVNRTKGVGKYDAKTAVRYGLSGPCLRCTGIQRDLRKDQPYSIYDRFDFDVPISTEGDCYDRFQIRMEEIRQSLRIIEQAVEQIPEGPIMAKVPRLIRPPEGEVYTAVENPRGELGVHLISKGKASPWRIHWRRPSFHNLQILPQLLEGENIANLIAILGAVDIVLGDVDG